In the Sedimentisphaera cyanobacteriorum genome, AGTTCTTGGCAAGCACTGAAAACCGAATTAAAAAAGGCAGAAGTTCGATACTCCTGCCTTTTTGTTTTCCTGTGAAGCTGTTTTCAATTTTTCGTAAATATTGCTTTGAGCTTTACATTCTCGCCGCTTTTGAGCTGGAATTTGAATCCGAGCATCTTTGCCCCCCTGTTTTCCGCATCATACTCCCTCGGCCCTTTTGCTGAATAGATTTCGAGCTTTGGGACGAACGAATCCGAGAGCGCCTTGAATTTCAGCTCTTTCCCCTTGCGTTTTAGCACGGCCGAATTGCCTGAGATTTCAATATCTGCCTTCGTCATAAATGCCCAGCGGACAGTGCAGGCGTTCTCTGCTTTTATAGCGTCTTCTATCACTGCATTTCTGCCTGCAAGCTCAGCTACGCGCGCAGCGGAGGCAAGCTGCCCTTCGTATATCTCGCTGAGATCGGTTTCTGCGGCAAGCCTTCTCTCCGGCGCAGGCTTTACTGGAGCGAAGCCTTTCACGCGCTGAAGCTTTTCGTCCACTACGAGGGTGTTGTGAGAAAAATTGTTGAGGCGAAAGATTGTCCATCTCTGACCACTCTGCGAGCCCTGCCAGAGCTTTATGCCCCTCTTTTCCAAATCGTGGTATCTCTGGGAGCCGAGGTCAGCAACCCATCTAATCCCTTCAGTATCAAGTATGAACGAACCGGCGTCCATGTGGGCGTGGTTGGCTGATGGTGTTCCGCCTTTCAGGCCAATATAGAAATGATTAGAACTCAGGATTGCTATTGGGTTAATCCCCTTGCTGAAATAAGCAGAACTGCCTTTCAGAATATGGTTTTTGAGCATATCTTTTTCTGCCCAGAGCAGGCTGAGAGGGAAAAATCTCCCGTGAGGCGTGCCTGAGAAATCGGCCTTGGGCATATCAGAGATTTCTCTGATTTCGTGTACTGTCCATGAGGGTTTGTTGTATCTGCCGGCAAGCCAGAACGCAGCAGGGCTGAAGTTTCTCCCGCTCCCGCCGTCGGAGTAGTTGAAGTATTTCCCGCTCGGGCCGGTGGCGAAGCTGTAGAATTCGCCCGTTTTGCGGAAACCTTCCATATCCGAGAGCCCGAAGTCTGTGCCGAGGGCGGTTTGAAGGGCATCGAGGAAGATTACATTGTAAGACGTTCCGTATTTCCAGTAGCCCGGGCCTTCGGGATAGGAGCCGTTCGGCTTGTAAACTTCCATCGATGGAGGGATGTTTCGAACCGCTCTTTTAATAACCTTCCCTGCAATCTCCGGCGATCTCTCATAAACTGCAAGAGCTCCGATTGTCAGCCCGCCGTTGCAAACCTGATTCCAGTTCATATCTGCCCTTGCCCACCAGTGTTTGCCTTTCAGCGAGGGCTTGAGACCTTTTTCGATAATCGCATCTGCTATTTTCTTTCGGCTTGCCTCTGGAAGGTCGCTGTAGAGCCAGTCCAGCCCGAGGCCGAGTGCGCAGGTCATCTCGCCTACATCAAGAAAATGCGACGGGTTCCAGCTTTCAAAGCCTGCGGCGTTGAGCATTGCTGCTTCTGCGCTCTCGAGAAAACGCCTTTCGCCTGTAATGCGCCAGCACAGGGCGGGGTACAGCACGCGCTCAATTGTCTCGCGGGATTTACTCAGAAGCCTTCGTCCGATTTTCTTCTCCTCCACAGGCTCTAATCCGAGCATATTTTCTGCTTGCGTGAATGCCGCCTGATAAATCGCTG is a window encoding:
- a CDS encoding heparinase II/III domain-containing protein yields the protein MLALRFALALLSVSICAHAAEIDNFSIGDNIKESRPRIIWTDQRHQRLNELKEESKELSAIYQAAFTQAENMLGLEPVEEKKIGRRLLSKSRETIERVLYPALCWRITGERRFLESAEAAMLNAAGFESWNPSHFLDVGEMTCALGLGLDWLYSDLPEASRKKIADAIIEKGLKPSLKGKHWWARADMNWNQVCNGGLTIGALAVYERSPEIAGKVIKRAVRNIPPSMEVYKPNGSYPEGPGYWKYGTSYNVIFLDALQTALGTDFGLSDMEGFRKTGEFYSFATGPSGKYFNYSDGGSGRNFSPAAFWLAGRYNKPSWTVHEIREISDMPKADFSGTPHGRFFPLSLLWAEKDMLKNHILKGSSAYFSKGINPIAILSSNHFYIGLKGGTPSANHAHMDAGSFILDTEGIRWVADLGSQRYHDLEKRGIKLWQGSQSGQRWTIFRLNNFSHNTLVVDEKLQRVKGFAPVKPAPERRLAAETDLSEIYEGQLASAARVAELAGRNAVIEDAIKAENACTVRWAFMTKADIEISGNSAVLKRKGKELKFKALSDSFVPKLEIYSAKGPREYDAENRGAKMLGFKFQLKSGENVKLKAIFTKN